A window of the Eleutherodactylus coqui strain aEleCoq1 chromosome 8, aEleCoq1.hap1, whole genome shotgun sequence genome harbors these coding sequences:
- the LOC136576648 gene encoding hemoglobin subunit alpha-4-like has product MSFSDAEKAAIVSMIGKVAANPGGYGSEALERLFLGFPQTKTYFNHIDVSHGSADVRTHGGKVLGALVEAAKHLDDMEGTLSQLSDLHAYNLMVDPGNFKLLSHCILVVLACHFPAEFDACTHAAFDKYLAVVSAILTSKYR; this is encoded by the exons ATGAGTTTCTCTGATGCTGAGAAGGCTGCCATTGTGTCCATGATCGGCAAAGTCGCTGCAAACCCTGGTGGATATGGTTCTGAAGCTTTGGAAAG gcTCTTCCTGGGATTCCCCCAGACCAAGACTTACTTCAATCACATTGACGTGAGCCACGGATCTGCTGATGTCCGCACACATGGAGGCAAAGTCTTGGGTGCCCTTGTAGAAGCTGCCAAACATCTGGACGACATGGAGGGAACCTTGTCCCAACTAAGTGACTTGCATGCCTACAACCTgatggtggatccaggaaacttcaAA CTGCTGTCTCATTGTATCCTGGTCGTCCTGGCCTGTCACTTCCCCGCTGAGTTTGATGCCTGCACCCATGCTGCTTTTGACAAGTACCTTGCAGTAGTGTCTGCCATTCTCACCTCCAAGTACAGATAA